From a region of the Erythrobacter neustonensis genome:
- the secA gene encoding preprotein translocase subunit SecA: MFENLIKSVFGSANERYIKSAQKIVAQVNGLEPQLQALSDEELQGQTAKLRGLIDGGASLDDILPEAFATVREASVRVFGMRHFDVQLIGGLVLHRGEIAEMRTGEGKTLMATLAVYLNALEGKGVHVVTVNDYLARRDAAEMGKLYNWLGLTVGVIVPGMPEEYKRDAYNADITYGTNNEFGFDYLRDNMKHERSGMAQRPFNFAIVDEVDSILIDEARTPLIISGPTEDKSELYVQLDQVAREIPIEWLDIDEKSKRVQLTEDGLEQVEALLIEKGLLASDNLYDVENTQVVHHLDQALVANFARKRDTDYIVKDDKVVIIDEFTGRMMDGRRWSNGLHQAVEAKEGVRIEPENQTLASITFQNYFRMYPKLSGMTGTAATEAAEFWDIYKVGVVEIPTNLPVARIDEDDEFYKNTADKFGAIARAIREKQEIGQPVLVGTVSIEKSELLSNYLDKEGVQHSVLNARFHEQEARIVAQAGRLGAVTIATNMAGRGTDIQLGGNVEYRVLDELGDMPEGPERDAAVARIKAEVAAEKDQVRAAGGLFVLGTERHESRRIDNQLRGRSGRQGDPGLSRFYLCLEDDLLRIFGPDTLFSKMMNSNLADGEAIGSKWLSKAIETAQKKVEARNYDMRKQVVQYDDVMNDQRKVVYEQRSEIMDSEAVDDVVLDMRHDTVNAMVGAACPPGSYPEQWDIAGLKARTEEIFGFVPPYDEWLAEDEVEPEMLEERLRALTDQMMADKMGEQDHSIWRMIEKDVLLRQLDHHWKEHLSTLDALRQVIWMRGIAQKQPINEYKQEAFVLFETMLDDLREEVTKILFRAELRFEEPAPAALPELPDFLTGHIDPLTGLDNSDDGDGSEMRPELFGSLAGSPRAAFGPGGVNPENPWANLDISRNALCPCGSGNKYKHCHGAVGANQTV; this comes from the coding sequence ATGTTCGAGAACCTCATCAAATCCGTCTTCGGCTCGGCGAACGAGCGTTACATCAAGTCCGCCCAGAAAATCGTTGCGCAGGTCAACGGCCTCGAACCCCAGCTTCAGGCGCTGTCGGACGAAGAACTGCAGGGCCAGACCGCCAAGCTGCGCGGGTTGATCGATGGCGGCGCATCGCTCGATGATATCCTGCCCGAAGCCTTTGCGACGGTGCGCGAGGCATCGGTGCGCGTGTTCGGGATGCGCCATTTCGATGTCCAGCTGATCGGCGGCCTCGTGCTCCACCGCGGCGAGATCGCCGAAATGCGCACCGGCGAAGGCAAGACCCTGATGGCGACGCTCGCGGTGTACCTCAACGCGCTCGAAGGCAAGGGCGTGCACGTGGTGACGGTGAACGATTACCTCGCCCGCCGCGACGCGGCCGAGATGGGCAAGCTCTACAACTGGCTCGGCCTGACCGTCGGCGTGATCGTCCCCGGCATGCCCGAGGAATACAAGCGCGACGCCTACAATGCCGACATCACCTACGGCACCAACAACGAATTCGGCTTCGATTACCTGCGCGACAACATGAAGCACGAACGCAGCGGCATGGCGCAGCGGCCGTTCAACTTCGCGATCGTCGACGAGGTCGATTCGATCCTGATCGACGAAGCGCGCACCCCGCTGATCATCTCCGGCCCGACCGAGGACAAGAGCGAGCTTTACGTCCAGCTCGATCAGGTCGCGCGCGAGATCCCGATCGAATGGCTCGACATCGACGAGAAGTCCAAGCGCGTCCAGCTGACCGAGGACGGGCTCGAGCAGGTCGAGGCGCTGCTGATCGAGAAGGGCCTGCTGGCGAGCGACAATCTCTACGATGTCGAGAACACGCAGGTCGTCCATCACCTCGACCAGGCGCTGGTCGCCAATTTCGCTCGCAAGCGCGACACCGACTACATCGTCAAGGACGACAAGGTCGTGATTATCGACGAATTTACCGGCCGCATGATGGATGGCCGGCGCTGGTCGAACGGTCTGCACCAGGCGGTCGAAGCCAAGGAAGGCGTGCGGATCGAGCCCGAAAACCAGACGCTCGCCTCGATCACCTTCCAGAACTATTTCCGCATGTATCCCAAGCTTTCGGGCATGACCGGGACCGCGGCGACCGAAGCGGCCGAATTCTGGGACATCTACAAGGTCGGGGTGGTCGAAATCCCGACCAACCTGCCCGTCGCCCGCATCGACGAGGACGACGAATTCTACAAGAACACCGCCGACAAGTTCGGTGCGATCGCGCGGGCAATCCGCGAGAAGCAGGAGATCGGCCAGCCGGTGCTGGTCGGCACCGTGTCGATCGAGAAGTCCGAACTGCTCAGCAACTATCTCGACAAGGAAGGCGTGCAGCACTCGGTGCTGAACGCCCGCTTCCATGAACAGGAAGCGCGCATCGTGGCGCAGGCAGGGCGGCTTGGCGCGGTGACGATCGCGACCAACATGGCGGGCCGCGGCACCGACATCCAGCTGGGCGGCAATGTCGAATACCGCGTGCTCGACGAATTGGGCGACATGCCCGAGGGCCCCGAACGCGATGCCGCCGTCGCGCGGATCAAGGCCGAAGTCGCCGCCGAGAAGGATCAGGTGCGCGCTGCAGGCGGTCTGTTCGTGCTGGGCACCGAACGCCACGAATCGCGCCGGATCGACAACCAGCTGCGCGGCCGTTCGGGCCGTCAGGGCGATCCGGGCCTGTCGCGCTTCTACCTCTGCCTCGAAGACGATCTGCTGCGCATCTTCGGCCCCGATACGCTGTTCTCCAAGATGATGAATTCCAACCTTGCCGATGGCGAGGCGATCGGTTCCAAGTGGCTTTCGAAGGCGATCGAGACCGCGCAGAAGAAGGTCGAGGCGCGCAATTACGACATGCGCAAGCAGGTCGTCCAATACGACGACGTGATGAACGACCAGCGCAAGGTCGTCTATGAACAGCGCTCGGAAATCATGGACAGCGAAGCGGTCGACGATGTCGTGCTCGACATGCGCCACGACACGGTCAACGCGATGGTGGGCGCTGCTTGCCCTCCGGGTTCCTATCCCGAACAATGGGATATTGCCGGGCTCAAGGCGCGCACCGAGGAGATCTTCGGCTTCGTTCCGCCTTATGACGAATGGCTCGCCGAAGACGAGGTGGAGCCCGAAATGCTCGAAGAGCGTCTGCGCGCGCTGACCGATCAGATGATGGCCGACAAGATGGGCGAGCAGGACCATTCGATCTGGCGGATGATCGAAAAGGACGTGCTGCTGCGCCAGCTCGACCATCACTGGAAGGAGCACCTTTCGACGCTCGACGCGCTGCGGCAGGTAATCTGGATGCGCGGGATCGCGCAGAAGCAGCCGATCAACGAATACAAGCAGGAAGCCTTCGTGCTGTTCGAAACCATGCTCGACGATCTGCGCGAGGAGGTGACGAAGATCCTGTTCCGCGCCGAACTGCGCTTCGAAGAGCCCGCGCCCGCAGCCTTGCCCGAACTGCCCGATTTCCTGACCGGTCACATCGATCCGCTGACCGGCCTCGACAATTCGGATGATGGCGACGGATCGGAGATGCGCCCCGAACTGTTCGGCTCGCTCGCCGGCAGCCCGCGCGCAGCCTTCGGGCCGGGCGGGGTCAACCCGGAGAACCCGTGGGCGAACCTCGATATCAGCCGCAATGCGCTGTGCCCGTGCGGGTCGGGCAACAAGTACAAGCATTGCCACGGCGCGGTTGGCGCGAACCAGACTGTCTGA
- a CDS encoding sulfite exporter TauE/SafE family protein yields the protein MIGAVPVLLAAAFLVTALLYASVGFGGGSTYSALLALSGLDYRLLPLVSLACNIVVVTGASIRFARAGLTPWKKAAVIVLLGAPASFLGGLTPIKEATFLALLGGSLVLTALTMLIPVREAEGGRATRAARYMPLAAVPLGYFAGLVGIGGGIFLAPLLHLARWHCARGIAATASLFILVNSIFGLGGQVIKHGPGLLGQALGAALPLLVAVVIGGQIGSLMAARLLPPHWIRWLTALLVAVVGVRLLAGI from the coding sequence ATGATCGGCGCGGTCCCGGTGCTGCTTGCGGCAGCATTTCTGGTGACCGCGCTGCTCTATGCCAGCGTCGGCTTCGGCGGGGGTTCGACCTATTCGGCGCTGCTCGCGCTGTCGGGGCTCGATTACCGGCTGCTCCCGCTGGTCAGTCTGGCGTGCAACATCGTGGTCGTGACCGGGGCGAGCATCCGTTTTGCGCGCGCCGGTCTGACCCCATGGAAAAAGGCGGCGGTGATCGTCCTTCTGGGCGCACCGGCGAGTTTCCTTGGCGGGCTGACCCCGATCAAGGAAGCGACCTTCCTTGCGCTGCTCGGCGGCAGTCTGGTGCTGACCGCGCTGACCATGCTGATTCCCGTGCGCGAGGCTGAAGGGGGGAGGGCCACCAGGGCCGCGCGCTATATGCCGCTGGCGGCTGTGCCCCTTGGCTATTTCGCAGGATTGGTGGGGATCGGCGGGGGGATATTTCTGGCGCCGCTGCTGCACCTTGCCCGCTGGCATTGTGCGCGAGGCATCGCCGCGACCGCGAGCCTGTTTATCCTCGTCAATTCGATCTTCGGGCTTGGCGGGCAGGTAATCAAGCACGGCCCCGGCTTGCTGGGGCAGGCGCTGGGCGCGGCGTTGCCGCTGCTGGTGGCGGTGGTGATCGGCGGGCAGATCGGCAGCCTGATGGCAGCGCGGCTGTTGCCGCCGCACTGGATCCGCTGGCTCACCGCATTGCTGGTCGCGGTCGTCGGCGTGCGCCTGCTGGCGGGGATCTGA
- a CDS encoding NAD kinase, translating into MASNGNTYQRLALLASDTERAQEAHAALIAQGDWVPLAEADAVVVLGGDGYMLQVLHAMLDAGRVIPAYGMNLGTIGFLMNRYDKRAVLPTRVNKARRWTISPLRVEAVTHDGQIHVLNAINEISLLRETRQTAKIEVTVGDRVRIRELVCDGVLVATPAGSTAYNLSAQGPILPLDSKMLALTPISPFRPRRWRGAILPDRMKIVLRVLDPGKRPVAAVADQKELRDISEVRLEIAHDNDLTLLFDPGQSLEERIVAEQFITA; encoded by the coding sequence ATGGCAAGCAACGGCAACACCTATCAGCGCCTCGCACTGCTCGCGTCGGATACCGAGCGCGCGCAGGAAGCGCACGCCGCCCTCATCGCGCAAGGTGACTGGGTGCCGTTGGCCGAGGCCGATGCGGTGGTTGTGCTGGGCGGCGATGGGTACATGCTGCAGGTGCTTCACGCGATGCTCGATGCGGGCCGCGTGATCCCGGCTTACGGCATGAATCTCGGCACGATCGGTTTCCTGATGAATCGCTACGACAAGCGCGCGGTATTGCCGACACGGGTGAACAAGGCGCGCCGCTGGACGATTTCGCCCTTGCGGGTGGAGGCAGTCACCCATGACGGGCAGATCCACGTGCTCAACGCAATCAACGAGATCTCGCTGCTGCGCGAAACCCGCCAGACCGCCAAGATCGAAGTCACCGTAGGCGACCGCGTGCGGATCCGCGAACTGGTGTGCGACGGCGTGCTGGTGGCAACGCCCGCAGGCTCCACCGCCTACAACCTGTCGGCGCAGGGGCCGATCCTGCCGCTCGACAGCAAGATGCTCGCGCTCACCCCGATCAGCCCGTTCCGCCCCCGGCGCTGGCGCGGCGCGATCCTGCCCGACCGGATGAAGATCGTGCTGCGCGTGCTCGACCCCGGCAAGCGCCCGGTGGCTGCGGTGGCGGATCAGAAGGAACTGCGGGACATTTCCGAAGTGCGGCTCGAAATCGCACACGACAATGATCTGACCCTGTTGTTCGACCCCGGACAAAGCCTTGAGGAGCGCATCGTTGCCGAGCAGTTCATCACCGCGTGA
- a CDS encoding EAL domain-containing protein: MSAGVLEADLLCALDRREIEVLFQPQFACASGAVVGAEALARWRHPTLGSIGARDLFAVAERAGLVAPLSRHVVARALEDAATWPEGLTLSLNITPEELGDPRFAADFAALIGQSEIAPGRLMLEITEDVLLRNLAQAVSALKALRGLGFRTALDDFGAGFCNFRYLRELPLDALKLDKAMVEGVPADGTALAVLRAIMALARALGLTVYAEGIEDEIQRAAITAEGCDYWQGFLRAQPMPSANVLALARTARGMGHG, encoded by the coding sequence GTGAGCGCGGGGGTGCTGGAGGCTGATCTGCTCTGCGCGCTCGACCGGCGCGAGATCGAGGTGCTGTTCCAGCCGCAATTTGCCTGCGCCAGCGGGGCGGTGGTGGGGGCCGAGGCGCTGGCGCGGTGGCGCCATCCGACGCTGGGCTCGATCGGCGCGCGCGATCTGTTTGCGGTGGCCGAACGCGCCGGGCTGGTCGCGCCGCTGTCGCGCCATGTGGTCGCCCGTGCGCTGGAAGATGCCGCGACCTGGCCCGAGGGGTTGACGCTGTCGCTCAACATCACGCCCGAAGAATTGGGTGATCCACGATTTGCCGCCGATTTTGCCGCACTGATCGGGCAATCCGAAATTGCGCCGGGCCGCCTCATGCTCGAAATCACCGAGGACGTGCTGCTGCGCAATCTGGCGCAGGCGGTCAGCGCGCTGAAGGCGCTGCGCGGCCTCGGCTTTCGCACCGCGCTCGACGATTTTGGTGCGGGCTTCTGCAACTTCCGTTACTTGCGCGAATTGCCGCTGGATGCGCTCAAGCTCGACAAGGCGATGGTCGAGGGTGTGCCCGCCGACGGCACCGCGCTGGCCGTGCTGCGCGCGATCATGGCGCTGGCGAGGGCATTGGGCCTTACGGTCTATGCCGAAGGGATCGAGGACGAGATCCAGCGCGCGGCGATCACGGCGGAGGGCTGCGATTACTGGCAGGGGTTCCTGCGCGCGCAGCCGATGCCGAGCGCCAATGTGCTCGCACTCGCGCGCACCGCACGCGGCATGGGGCACGGCTGA
- a CDS encoding TonB-dependent receptor codes for MKSVDHRHLRRAILLAGAAAVLVGAPAAAQDAAATAAQETEAYDGNVIIVSATKRDTTIQDVPFSINAQTQEDIQRSGAVTLEDLSRNVAGLTIQNLGPGQSQVSVRGISAGQVVRDQPGVKEQVGVYLDESVISLSLFTPDIDLFDLNRVETLRGPQGTLFGSGSVGGTIRYITNQPTLGVSEGQVEANINLIDGGNMGGHLKGAINVPLGDNAAIRAVGYYTRYAGFIDAQGPGGGENVNDGERYGGRLALTFAPTDTLSITPRVIYQKIKANGFNRQEIFNLFANRFTTTRPAVQLGEREQYLLLPERFEDETFIADLTVNIGVGEHELTSVTSYINRDILVSRDASALTGSVSVDLEFPDAAVLLPSNLRDTTDLQTFTQELRFASDYDGPFQWLIGAFYSDVKRDYRQRLPTPGYDAFTDATLGAGTSAAVANGFPANSPFNSDLPFDIEQFAVFGEASYEITDSLTFTAGGRYYDFEETRTITTGGLFANGDAGVVDRTASNGVTPRFLLSYKASDNVTVNAQAAQGFRLGGVNDPLNTPLCNATDLALFGGFQDYGDEKLWNYELGVKTQGSGFTFNAAAFYNDISNLQVTLDAGSCSSRIVFNVPEAFAAGVEAEIGFEPSPGLNFNLSGSYVKSEFNSTLPGALATATGIRDGNRLPSVPEFQFSASTSYEWDMGDSATAFVNGSVQHVGSRYTQPSDQENNPRTFVHGLPFGGAPATAATTVDLLLPDYQLVNLSAGVELDSGLSFTAYVNNLFDENPLLSFDRERGGRARLGYNIGQPRTFGITARQTF; via the coding sequence ATGAAATCGGTCGATCACCGCCACCTTCGGCGCGCCATTCTGCTGGCTGGCGCGGCTGCCGTGCTTGTCGGCGCACCCGCCGCTGCGCAGGATGCCGCGGCAACCGCGGCGCAGGAAACGGAAGCCTATGACGGCAACGTCATCATCGTGTCCGCGACCAAACGCGATACCACGATCCAGGACGTGCCTTTCTCGATCAACGCGCAGACGCAGGAGGACATCCAGCGCTCGGGTGCGGTGACGCTCGAAGACCTGTCGCGCAATGTCGCCGGCCTGACGATCCAGAATTTGGGGCCGGGCCAAAGCCAGGTTTCGGTGCGCGGGATTTCGGCAGGCCAGGTCGTGCGCGATCAGCCGGGCGTGAAGGAACAGGTCGGCGTCTATCTCGACGAATCGGTGATTTCGCTTTCGCTGTTCACCCCCGATATCGACCTGTTCGATCTGAATCGCGTCGAGACGTTGCGCGGGCCGCAGGGCACGCTGTTCGGCTCGGGCTCGGTCGGCGGCACGATCCGTTACATCACCAATCAGCCGACGCTGGGCGTCAGCGAAGGGCAGGTCGAAGCCAACATCAACCTGATCGACGGCGGCAATATGGGGGGCCACCTGAAAGGCGCGATCAATGTGCCGCTGGGCGATAATGCTGCAATCCGCGCGGTAGGCTATTACACCCGCTATGCCGGGTTTATCGATGCGCAGGGTCCGGGCGGTGGCGAGAACGTCAACGATGGCGAGCGTTACGGCGGTCGCCTCGCGCTGACCTTCGCGCCCACCGACACGCTGTCGATCACCCCGCGCGTGATCTATCAGAAGATCAAGGCGAACGGGTTCAACCGGCAGGAAATCTTCAACCTTTTCGCCAACCGGTTCACCACCACCCGGCCGGCGGTGCAACTGGGCGAGCGCGAGCAATATCTCTTGCTGCCCGAACGCTTCGAGGATGAAACCTTCATCGCCGACCTCACGGTCAATATCGGCGTGGGCGAACACGAGCTCACCTCCGTCACGTCCTATATCAACCGCGACATCCTCGTCAGCCGTGATGCCAGCGCGCTGACGGGCTCGGTGTCGGTCGATCTGGAATTCCCCGATGCCGCCGTGCTGCTGCCGTCGAACCTGCGCGACACGACCGACCTCCAGACCTTCACGCAGGAGCTGCGGTTTGCTTCGGATTACGACGGCCCGTTCCAGTGGCTGATTGGCGCGTTCTATTCCGACGTGAAGCGCGACTACCGCCAGCGCCTGCCCACCCCGGGCTATGATGCCTTCACCGATGCTACCCTGGGCGCAGGCACCTCGGCGGCGGTGGCAAACGGGTTCCCGGCCAACTCGCCGTTCAATTCCGATCTGCCGTTCGATATCGAGCAATTCGCTGTCTTCGGCGAGGCGAGCTACGAAATCACCGACAGCCTGACCTTTACGGCTGGCGGGCGCTATTACGACTTCGAGGAAACCCGCACCATCACCACCGGCGGGTTGTTCGCCAACGGCGATGCCGGCGTGGTCGATCGCACCGCATCGAACGGCGTCACGCCGCGCTTCCTGCTCAGCTACAAGGCGAGCGACAATGTCACCGTCAACGCGCAGGCCGCTCAGGGCTTCCGGCTGGGCGGGGTCAACGATCCGCTCAACACCCCGCTGTGCAACGCGACCGATCTGGCGCTGTTCGGCGGCTTCCAGGATTACGGCGACGAGAAGCTGTGGAACTACGAGTTGGGCGTGAAGACGCAAGGCAGCGGCTTCACCTTCAACGCGGCGGCGTTCTATAACGACATCAGCAATCTGCAGGTCACGCTCGATGCGGGCAGCTGCTCGTCACGGATCGTGTTCAACGTGCCCGAAGCCTTTGCGGCCGGGGTCGAGGCCGAAATCGGCTTCGAACCGTCACCGGGGCTCAACTTCAACCTGTCGGGCAGCTACGTGAAGTCCGAATTCAACAGCACGCTCCCGGGCGCGCTGGCGACTGCGACGGGGATCCGCGATGGCAATCGCCTCCCCTCGGTGCCCGAGTTCCAGTTCTCGGCGAGCACGAGCTACGAATGGGATATGGGTGACAGCGCGACCGCGTTCGTCAACGGATCGGTGCAGCATGTCGGCTCGCGCTACACGCAGCCGTCGGATCAGGAAAACAACCCGCGCACCTTCGTCCACGGCCTGCCCTTCGGCGGCGCGCCGGCCACGGCGGCGACCACGGTCGATCTGCTGCTGCCCGACTATCAGCTGGTAAACCTCAGCGCCGGGGTCGAGCTCGACAGCGGATTGTCGTTCACCGCCTACGTCAACAACCTGTTCGACGAAAATCCGCTGCTCTCGTTCGATCGTGAACGCGGCGGCCGGGCGCGGCTGGGCTACAATATCGGCCAGCCCCGCACATTCGGCATCACTGCGCGTCAGACGTTCTGA